In a single window of the Clostridia bacterium genome:
- a CDS encoding DUF1624 domain-containing protein codes for MDTQGFVTSVHEGQPQTTEAAVYTPQKVDLDAVVREKADVNSRPAKRKPNPVGLFFVRLGQRIKRYFTYNVPGRNPRAWELDVMRGIILIAVTLDHCCTYGTKEALIPSYTVVGEWLKHVAGLYCDSAVRSAMQPFGLWLIAFMSGMNSSFTRSRFHRVFKFWILCALFMGGYAVLHIVWPQLVTATLIFNIIAVLTICFTFWWILDLVKCPYWLRGYLGVALIVIGLTFYYKHYIVDNAYVNNDFLALMVYNNHARDLSPQNFEPLLPHLGWFLAGGVLGKFLYPDRKTKCKRIYPPKALGPVLIIGKHSLAAYLVLPFVILGLVRGIVAIVGAIVG; via the coding sequence ATGGACACACAAGGATTTGTAACGAGCGTTCACGAAGGACAACCCCAAACGACCGAAGCGGCGGTCTATACGCCGCAAAAGGTGGATTTGGACGCCGTAGTGCGCGAAAAAGCGGACGTCAACAGTCGTCCCGCCAAACGGAAGCCCAACCCCGTGGGCTTGTTTTTCGTGCGTTTGGGACAAAGAATCAAGCGTTACTTCACCTACAACGTGCCCGGTCGCAATCCGCGCGCATGGGAATTGGACGTGATGCGCGGCATCATTCTCATTGCGGTGACGTTGGACCATTGCTGTACCTACGGCACGAAAGAGGCGTTGATTCCCTCTTATACCGTGGTGGGCGAATGGCTGAAACACGTGGCGGGGCTGTACTGCGACAGCGCGGTGCGAAGCGCGATGCAACCCTTTGGGTTGTGGCTTATCGCGTTTATGTCGGGTATGAACAGCAGTTTTACCCGCAGTCGCTTCCATCGCGTATTCAAGTTTTGGATACTCTGCGCCCTATTTATGGGCGGATACGCCGTACTGCATATCGTTTGGCCCCAGTTGGTGACGGCTACATTGATTTTCAATATCATCGCCGTATTGACGATATGTTTTACCTTCTGGTGGATCCTCGACCTCGTCAAGTGCCCCTATTGGTTGCGCGGCTACCTGGGCGTGGCGCTCATCGTCATCGGTTTGACCTTCTACTACAAGCATTACATCGTTGATAACGCCTACGTCAACAACGACTTTCTCGCCCTGATGGTCTATAACAACCACGCAAGAGATTTGTCCCCGCAAAACTTCGAGCCCTTGTTGCCCCACCTCGGGTGGTTCTTGGCGGGCGGCGTGCTGGGCAAGTTTCTCTACCCCGACCGCAAGACCAAATGCAAGCGGATCTATCCGCCGAAGGCGTTGGGGCCGGTGCTCATCATCGGCAAACATTCCCTGGCCGCCTACCTCGTGCTTCCTTTCGTCATTTTGGGGCTTGTGCGCGGCATTGTGGCCATAGTCGGTGCGATAGTCGGCTGA